The Theileria orientalis strain Shintoku DNA, chromosome 2, complete genome genome has a window encoding:
- a CDS encoding CDK-activating kinase assembly factor codes for MDTECPICLEVITPISEKILLVSEICEHKICDVCAEKQLASQGNFTQCAICRSHLTRLSFVPFDMSSIYYETHKEARKRVLQVYNDTRANFKNTPEYNKYLEDRESIIFDLINCKDDARLKEIEHELRVYERNNSLKISRNIEAQKSEHKTKILSIVEKEDVFYEIVDKGAPFNLWKVDELLHPLKKSCPNYFVDDSAVVSTGDSKPMNAAIRSDSDIPRRVYSTRIELMESDVAGGYSKGRFD; via the exons ATGGATACTGAATGTCCCATATGTCTAGAGGTAATAACTCCTATAAGTGAGAAGATTTTACTAGTTTCTGAAATCTGTGAACATAAAAT TTGCGACGTGTGTGCTGAAAAACAAT TGGCTTCCCAGGGGAACTTTACTCAATGTGCAATTTGCCGCTCACATCTGACTCGCTTATCGTTTGTGCCTTTTGACATGTCCTCAATCTACTATGAAACTCACAAGGAGGCTAGGAAAAGAGTGTTGCAAGT ctACAACGATACCAGGGCtaactttaaaaatacCCCTGAGTATAATAAGTACTTGGAGGACAGGGAGTCAATAA TTTTCGACCTGATTAACTGTAAGGATGATGCGCGACTCAAGGAGATAGAGCATGAGCTGCGGGTTTACGAGCGCAACAACTCTCTAAAAATATCCAGGAACATCGAGGCTCAG AAATCGGAACACAAGACGAAGATTCTGTCGATTGTTGAAAAGGAGGACGTTTTTTACGAAATTGTGGACAAGGGAGCTCCGTTTAACCTTTGGAAAGTCGATGAACTGTTACAC CCACTCAAGAAGTCATGTCCAAACTACTTTGTGGACGATTCTGCAGTCGTTTCGACTGGAGATTCAAAG CCAATGAACGCAGCCATCAGAAGCGATTCTGACATTCCCAGGAGAGTATACTCAACCAG GATTGAGCTCATGGAGTCGGATGTCGCTGGAGGTTACTCCAAAGGTAGGTTCGattaa
- a CDS encoding uncharacterized protein (C2 calcium-dependent membrane targeting domain containing protein) yields MIQKKFKKQDRPQFDSKCRRGHSIPDVGSEPEIMGSTRYYIKVDIHEVKDVIFKEPETEAEIIPNLQIETTIGSLKRETQKKAGSSNAIFNASMNFSPDLTKAEFERARIIVTLYHRYTFSSGVIGHHAFSLPLIYSKQQHCILRSWVRVFNPAFPTHNAGSLLVSVFVSAPGDNTPSYKEAEELAGQSLGNDQSQTGIRFSKVPEMNMKSYMLYLNVVCGRDFKPQGGILSSTIEPYVKVSHFGMSEQTQVISGSRDPEWQTTLYLPCITPSYDEMITIEVWNGESNGSLLHYETIDLIHLINNEYPPRWINIYCQPNTSDVLKVVRSYVSGGVNSLTDYGGRILVSASAEQVQTLYVKGIKPCRSIMVPPIQQRIIAVELYEIVGQKDVPNIVRVAVTHGPFSTKSPNYQRNRNMSYKVDDKTGRLTPIEPIFSSNDDGDVWDLFVYVYDMSNYGMDNRERIAWERIPYEKAKMSEGKPMWVYLNSFEQAQTVKFNILMSFDISSNVTNYTRKERLKYDLTHYVFRSMLYEALHLPCTGNDQYPNSCVEIELSSYRIKSRAVKRSINPYFFESNELEVQLPSNLLLAPDININVYAVSSFGVNYDQLLCTGQYSLSKVPKSWNKAPQWLKLKSTMNSLHRPKILMAFELIQFEEYRKNPDNFRFFDDIFPSTIRSTLSMLLIGIRTFQPLQNPKVNIKFKDYNTVSGNEKDKGQDSWKEDQVGTTGKAVSGCYGNWNYLTSHEIEVDLPKRMQHHACLEFQITSSDMSGFFGTTILTLNQFLPWLSEEERNTSVELFKMQCADDFSSAGQSQSEVVTTEKKTEEVKNINVQVLEKIDLVSLHKSKFSQENGHQSELLSSSASTNDGYTSSEANAEGEVDNKAKEELKEEEDDMDFEILIDDSANEVVRDELPYEMESEFDCEDLPYMKAPIVKFTPTGIPEVIGTLKFILSITDISRKSSSKTSKELAAIRERINTQKRMLNELYSQAKDLVVRTYVLEAKGLYSSSIVSSSPGDLLSNLTGDVMTYVWIRNVDQEQYDQGSNNYSYHSKNMGYPNSIRDTNNAKKGLKPIYNNCYNVSCSLPENSILKISIVSKGTISEEIIGTTYIDCEDRFFNKNLQQLMLEDCAPVESRTLKTYGNAGDPGEITISHGILRLWLEMMDLQTAKVKPIQHLGSLEPTNYELRVVIWKAHYFSDENSTVSLFVRGIYQNEQSDNSQDTEVHYHSKDKTGVFNWRLKYPVSIPTEYTGFKLQLFSYNKLSSNEVLGEANVDLGFEFHKVRKKNSIHAIPKFTVNVYSLHNSSKVVGSIDVEISILNESDSKRYLVGSGREPPNRDPFLPAVLENRSWVDIDGITDTIKNASKKLISGVKYTSIGILVAGAIAFILIMMRVPVHGVILYHS; encoded by the exons atgatacagaaaaaatttaagaaaCAAGATCGACCTCAGTTTGATTCGAAATGTCGTAGAGGGCATTCCATACCCGATGT GGGATCAGAGCCAGAGATTATGGGTTCTACGAGATACTACATAAAGGTAGATATCCACGAGGTCAAGGATGTCATTTTCAAGGAACCCGAGACTGAGGCGGAAATAATTCCCAACCTTCAGATAGAAACGACAATCGGCTCTCTGAAGAGGGAGACTCAGAAGAAAGCGGGCTCTTCTAACGCGATTTTCAACGCTTCCATGAACTTTTCTCCGGATCTGACGAAAGCAGAGTTTGAGAGAGCCAGAATAATAGTAACGCTGTACCACAGATACACGTTCTCGAGCGGAGTTATCGGACATCACGCTTTCAGCCTTCCTCTGATATACTCGAAGCAGCAACACTGTATTCTGAGGTCCTGGGTAAGGGTGTTTAACCCCGCGTTTCCTACACACAATGCA GGGAGTCTGCTGGTCTCGGTTTTTGTGTCTGCGCCAGGAGATAATACGCCGTCGTACAAGGAGGCGGAGGAGTTGGCGGGGCAGAGCCTGGGAAACGATCAGTCTCAGACGGGGATAAGATTCAGCAAAGTGCCAGAGATGAACATGAAGAGTTATATGCTGTACCTGAACGTGGTCTGCGGAAGAGATTTTAAACCTCAGGGAGGAATACTTAGCTCGACAATTGAGCCTTATGTAAAAGTATCGCATTTCGGAATGAGTGAACAGACGCAAGTAATAAGCGGAAGCAGAGACCCGGAGTGGCAAACCACATTGTATTTGCCCTGCATAACGCCGTCATAC GACGAAATGATAACCATTGAAGTGTGGAACGGAGAGTCGAATGGAAGTTTATTGCACTACGAAACAATAGACCTAATACACCTAATCAACAACGAGTATCCGCCCAGATGGATAAACATTTACTGTCAGCCGAACACATCAG ACGTGTTGAAGGTGGTGAGATCGTACGTGAGCGGTGGAGTGAACAGTTTGACGGACTACGGAGGAAGAATACTCGTGAGTGCTTCAGCGGAACAGGTTCAAACATTGTACGTAAAGGGGATTAAGCCATGCAGATCAATAATGGTGCCGCCAATCCAACAGAGAATAATCGCAGTAGAATTATACGAGATAGTAGGACAGAAAGACGTGCCGAACATAGTGAGAGTGGCAGTGACGCACGGACCGTTTTCAACAAAGAGCCCAAACTACCAGAGAAACAGAAACATGTCATACAAAGTGGACGATAAAACTGGAAGATTGACGCCCATAGAACCGATATTTTCAT CCAATGATGACGGCGATGTATGGGACCTTTTCGTGTACGTCTACGACATGAGCAACTACGGAATGGATAACAGGGAGAGGATAGCGTGGGAAAGGATACCATACGAAAAGGCGAAGATGTCGGAGGGGAAGCCGATGTGGGTGTATCTGAATTCATTCGAGCAGGCACAGACGGTCAAGTTTAACATCCTGATGTCGTTTGACATCTCCTCGAACGTGACGAACTACACGAGGAAGGAAAGGCTTAAGTATGACCTGACGCACTACGTCTTCAGAAGCATGCTGTACGAAGCGCTGCACCTGCCGTGCACAGGCAACGACCAGTACCCGAACTCGTGCGTGGAAATAGAACTGTCGAGTTACAGAATAAAGTCGAGGGCAGTTAAGAGGAGCATAAACCCGTACTTCTTCGAGTCAAACGAGCTGGAAGTGCAGCTGCCGTCAAACCTGTTACTGGCGCCGgacataaacataaacgTATACGCAGTGAGCAGCTTCGGAGTAAACTACGACCAGCTGCTGTGCACGGGACAGTACAGTCTGTCTAAGGTGCCGAAGTCGTGGAACAAGGCGCCGCAGTggctgaagctgaagtcGACGATGAACTCGCTTCACAGGCCTAAGATACTGATGGCGTTCGAGTTGATACAGTTCGAGGAGTACCGCAAAAACCCGGACAACTTCAGGTTCTTTGACGACATTTTCCCCAGCACAATACGCTCGACGCTGTCGATGCTGTTAATAGGAATAAGGACCTTTCAGCCGCTGCAAAACCCGAAGGTGAACATAAAGTTCAAGGACTACAACACGGTCTCCGGCAACGAAAAGGACAAAGGCCAGGACTCATGGAAGGAAGACCAGGTGGGCACGACGGGGAAGGCAGTGAGCGGGTGCTACGGCAACTGGAACTACCTGACCTCGCACGAGATCGAAGTTGACCTCCCGAAGAGAATGCAGCACCACGCGTGCCTGGAGTTCCAGATCACCTCGAGCGACATGTCAGGCTTCTTTGGAACGACGATACTGACGCTGAATCAATTTCTGCCCTGGCTGTCGGAAGAGGAGAGGAACACGAGCGTGgagttgtttaaaatgCAGTGCGCGGACGACTTTAGCTCGGCGGGGCAGTCGCAGAGCGAAGTGGTGACGACGGAGAAGAAGACCGAGGAGGTGAAGAACATCAACGTGCAGGTGCTGGAGAAGATAGACTTGGTGTCGCTGCACAAGTCGAAGTTCAGCCAAGAGAACGGGCACCAGAGCGAGCTCCTGAGCTCATCGGCGTCGACGAACGACGGGTACACGTCGTCGGAGGCAAACGCAGAAGGGGAGGTGGACAATAAAGCaaaggaggagctgaaggaggaagaggacgaCATGGACTTTGAGATTCTGATAGACGACAGCGCAAACGAGGTGGTCAGAGACGAGCTGCCGTACGAAATGGAGTCGGAGTTCGACTGCGAGGACCTGCCGTACATGAAGGCGCCGATAGTGAAGTTTACGCCGACGGGAATACCGGAGGTGATAGGCACGCTCAAGTTCATACTCTCGATAACGGACATATCGAGGAAGTCGAGCTCGAAGACGAGCAAGGAGCTGGCTGCAATCAGAGAGAGAATAAACACGCAGAAGAGGATGCTCAACGAGCTCTACAGCCAGGCGAAGGACCTGGTGGTGAGGACGTACGTGCTGGAGGCGAAGGGGCTCTACAGCAGCAGCATCGTGTCGAGCTCGCCCGGAGACCTGCTCTCGAACCTGACGGGGGACGTGATGACCTACGTGTGGATCAGAAACGTCGACCAGGAGCAGTACGACCAGGGGAGCAACAACTACTCGTACCACTCGAAGAACATGGGATACCCGAACAGCATCAGGGACACGAACAACGCGAAGAAGGGGCTGAAGCCAATCTACAACAACTGCTACAACGTCAGCTGCAGCCTCCCGGAGAACAGCATCCTGAAGATCTCGATCGTGAGCAAGGGCACGATCAGCGAGGAGATCATCGGGACCACGTACATCGACTGCGAGGACCGCTTCTTCAACAAGAACCTGCAGCAGCTGATGCTCGAGGACTGCGCGCCCGTGGAGTCGCGCACGCTCAAGACCTACGGGAACGCGGGCGACCCGGGCGAGATCACGATATCGCACGGCATCCTCAGGCTCTGGCTCGAGATGATGGACCTGCAGACGGCGAAGGTGAAGCCGATTCAGCACCTGGGCTCGCTGGAGCCGACCAACTACGAGCTGCGCGTGGTGATCTGGAAGGCGCACTACTTCTCCGACGAGAACTCCACCGTCTCGCTCTTCGTGCGCGGCATTTACCAGAACGAGCAGAGCGACAACTCGCAGGACACCGAGGTGCACTACCACAGCAAGGACAAGACCGGCGTTTTCAACTGGCGGCTCAAGTACCCGGTCTCGATTCCCACCGAGTACACCGGCTTCAAGCTGCAGCTCTTCAGCTACAACAAGCTGAGCTCGAACGAGGTCCTCGGCGAGGCGAACGTGGACCTGGGCTTCGAGTTCCACAAGGTGCGCAAGAAGAACAGCATCCACGCGATCCCCAAGTTCACCGTGAACGTGTACAGTCTGCACAACAGCAGCAAGGTCGTGGGCAGCATCGACGTGGAGATCAGCATTCTCAACGAGAGCGACAGCAAGCGGTACCTCGTGGGCAGCGGGCGCGAGCCGCCGAACCGCGACCCCTTCCTCCCCGCTGTCCTCGAGAACAGGTCCTGGGTTGACATCGACGGCATCACTGACACGATTAAGAACGCGAGCAAGAAGCTCATTTCCGGCGTCAAGTACACGTCGATCGGGATCCTGGTGGCCGGAGCCATCGCCTTCATCCTGATTATG ATGAGAGTGCCAGTGCACGGAGTCATATTGTACCatagttaa